In the genome of Neofelis nebulosa isolate mNeoNeb1 chromosome 8, mNeoNeb1.pri, whole genome shotgun sequence, one region contains:
- the TWF1 gene encoding twinfilin-1 isoform X2 produces the protein MSHQTGIQASEDVKDIFARARNGKYRLLKISIENEKLVIGSCSQPSDSWDKDYDTFVLPLLEDKQPCYILFRLDSQNAQGYEWIFIAWSPDHSHVRQKMLYAATRATLKKEFGGGHIKDEVFGTVKEDVSLHGYKKYLLSQSSPAPLTAAEEELRQIKINENPEDRIGVQTDVGVDTKHQTLQGVAFPISREAFQALEKLSNRQLNYVQLEIDIKNEIIILASTTNTELKDLPKRIPKDSARYHFFLYKHSHEGDYLESIVFIYSMPGYTCSIRERMLYSSCKSPLLEIVERQLQMDVIRKLLHDLRAHGSPTGSVSSSSSAARCTSLMDQACCCLRNAEEIATATPTFSNHHLISQQPSTWR, from the exons ATGTCCCATCAGACCGGCATCCAAG CAAGTGAAGATGTTAAAGATATCTTTGCAAgagcaagaaatggaaaatacagacTTCTAAAAATATCTATTGAAAATG AGAAACTTGTGATTGGCTCATGTAGTCAGCCTTCAGATTCCTGGGATAAGGATTATGATACCTTTGTTTTACCCCTATTGGAGGACAAACAACCGTGCTATATATTATTCAGGTTAGATTCTCAGAATGCCCAGGGATATGAATGGATATTCATTGCTTGGTCTCCAGATCATTCTCAT GTTCGTCAAAAAATGCTATATGCAGCAACAAGAGCAACTCTGAAAAAGGAGTTTGGAGGTGGCCACATTAAAGATGAAGTATTTGGAACAGTAAAG GAAGATGTATCATTACATGGATATAAAAAATACTTGCTTTCACAGTCATCTCCTGCCCCATTGACTGCAGCTGAGGAAGAATTAcgacaaattaaaattaatgag AACCCAGAGGATCGTATTGGG GTACAAACAGACGTGGGTGTGGACACTAAGCATCAAACACTACAAGGAGTAGCATTTCCTATTTCTCGAGAAGCTTTCCAGGCTTTGGAAAAATTAAGTAACAGACAGCTCAACTATGTGCAATTG gaaatagacataaaaaatgaaattataattttggCCAGTACGACAAATACAGAACTGAAAGATTTGCCAAAGAGGATTCCCAAGGATTCAGCACGTTACCATTTCTTTCTGTATAAACATTCCCATGAAGGAGACTATTTGGAGTCCATAG tttttatttattcaatgccTGGATACACATGCAGTATAAGAGAACGGATGCTGTATTCTAGCTGCAAGAGCCCTCTGTTAGAAATTGTAGAAAGACAATTACAAATGGATGTCATTAGAAAG CTTCTTCATGACTTGAGAGCCCATGGCTCTCCAACTGGATCAGTCAGCTCCAGTTCATCAGCTGCTCGTTGTACCTCTCTAATGGACCAAGCTTGTTGCTGCCTCAGGAATGCTGAAG
- the TWF1 gene encoding twinfilin-1 isoform X4, whose product MSHQTGIQEKLVIGSCSQPSDSWDKDYDTFVLPLLEDKQPCYILFRLDSQNAQGYEWIFIAWSPDHSHVRQKMLYAATRATLKKEFGGGHIKDEVFGTVKEDVSLHGYKKYLLSQSSPAPLTAAEEELRQIKINENPEDRIGVQTDVGVDTKHQTLQGVAFPISREAFQALEKLSNRQLNYVQLEIDIKNEIIILASTTNTELKDLPKRIPKDSARYHFFLYKHSHEGDYLESIVFIYSMPGYTCSIRERMLYSSCKSPLLEIVERQLQMDVIRKLLHDLRAHGSPTGSVSSSSSAARCTSLMDQACCCLRNAEEIATATPTFSNHHLISQQPSTWR is encoded by the exons ATGTCCCATCAGACCGGCATCCAAG AGAAACTTGTGATTGGCTCATGTAGTCAGCCTTCAGATTCCTGGGATAAGGATTATGATACCTTTGTTTTACCCCTATTGGAGGACAAACAACCGTGCTATATATTATTCAGGTTAGATTCTCAGAATGCCCAGGGATATGAATGGATATTCATTGCTTGGTCTCCAGATCATTCTCAT GTTCGTCAAAAAATGCTATATGCAGCAACAAGAGCAACTCTGAAAAAGGAGTTTGGAGGTGGCCACATTAAAGATGAAGTATTTGGAACAGTAAAG GAAGATGTATCATTACATGGATATAAAAAATACTTGCTTTCACAGTCATCTCCTGCCCCATTGACTGCAGCTGAGGAAGAATTAcgacaaattaaaattaatgag AACCCAGAGGATCGTATTGGG GTACAAACAGACGTGGGTGTGGACACTAAGCATCAAACACTACAAGGAGTAGCATTTCCTATTTCTCGAGAAGCTTTCCAGGCTTTGGAAAAATTAAGTAACAGACAGCTCAACTATGTGCAATTG gaaatagacataaaaaatgaaattataattttggCCAGTACGACAAATACAGAACTGAAAGATTTGCCAAAGAGGATTCCCAAGGATTCAGCACGTTACCATTTCTTTCTGTATAAACATTCCCATGAAGGAGACTATTTGGAGTCCATAG tttttatttattcaatgccTGGATACACATGCAGTATAAGAGAACGGATGCTGTATTCTAGCTGCAAGAGCCCTCTGTTAGAAATTGTAGAAAGACAATTACAAATGGATGTCATTAGAAAG CTTCTTCATGACTTGAGAGCCCATGGCTCTCCAACTGGATCAGTCAGCTCCAGTTCATCAGCTGCTCGTTGTACCTCTCTAATGGACCAAGCTTGTTGCTGCCTCAGGAATGCTGAAG
- the TWF1 gene encoding twinfilin-1 isoform X3 — translation MSHQTGIQASEDVKDIFARARNGKYRLLKISIENEKLVIGSCSQPSDSWDKDYDTFVLPLLEDKQPCYILFRLDSQNAQGYEWIFIAWSPDHSHVRQKMLYAATRATLKKEFGGGHIKDEVFGTVKEDVSLHGYKKYLLSQSSPAPLTAAEEELRQIKINENPEDRIGVQTDVGVDTKHQTLQGVAFPISREAFQALEKLSNRQLNYVQLEIDIKNEIIILASTTNTELKDLPKRIPKDSARYHFFLYKHSHEGDYLESIVFIYSMPGYTCSIRERMLYSSCKSPLLEIVERQLQMDVIRKIEIDNGDELTADFLYEEVHPKQHAHKQSFAKPKGPAGKRGIRRLIRGPAESEATAD, via the exons ATGTCCCATCAGACCGGCATCCAAG CAAGTGAAGATGTTAAAGATATCTTTGCAAgagcaagaaatggaaaatacagacTTCTAAAAATATCTATTGAAAATG AGAAACTTGTGATTGGCTCATGTAGTCAGCCTTCAGATTCCTGGGATAAGGATTATGATACCTTTGTTTTACCCCTATTGGAGGACAAACAACCGTGCTATATATTATTCAGGTTAGATTCTCAGAATGCCCAGGGATATGAATGGATATTCATTGCTTGGTCTCCAGATCATTCTCAT GTTCGTCAAAAAATGCTATATGCAGCAACAAGAGCAACTCTGAAAAAGGAGTTTGGAGGTGGCCACATTAAAGATGAAGTATTTGGAACAGTAAAG GAAGATGTATCATTACATGGATATAAAAAATACTTGCTTTCACAGTCATCTCCTGCCCCATTGACTGCAGCTGAGGAAGAATTAcgacaaattaaaattaatgag AACCCAGAGGATCGTATTGGG GTACAAACAGACGTGGGTGTGGACACTAAGCATCAAACACTACAAGGAGTAGCATTTCCTATTTCTCGAGAAGCTTTCCAGGCTTTGGAAAAATTAAGTAACAGACAGCTCAACTATGTGCAATTG gaaatagacataaaaaatgaaattataattttggCCAGTACGACAAATACAGAACTGAAAGATTTGCCAAAGAGGATTCCCAAGGATTCAGCACGTTACCATTTCTTTCTGTATAAACATTCCCATGAAGGAGACTATTTGGAGTCCATAG tttttatttattcaatgccTGGATACACATGCAGTATAAGAGAACGGATGCTGTATTCTAGCTGCAAGAGCCCTCTGTTAGAAATTGTAGAAAGACAATTACAAATGGATGTCATTAGAAAG ATCGAGATAGACAATGGGGATGAGTTGACAGCAGACTTCCTTTATGAAGAAGTACACCCAAAGCAGCATGCACATAAGCAAAGTTTTGCAAAACCCAAAGGTCCTGCAGGAAAAAGAGGAATTCGAAGACTTATTAGGGGTCCAGCTGAAAGTGAAGCCACTGCTGATTAA
- the TWF1 gene encoding twinfilin-1 isoform X1: MSHQTGIQASEDVKDIFARARNGKYRLLKISIENEKLVIGSCSQPSDSWDKDYDTFVLPLLEDKQPCYILFRLDSQNAQGYEWIFIAWSPDHSHVRQKMLYAATRATLKKEFGGGHIKDEVFGTVKEDVSLHGYKKYLLSQSSPAPLTAAEEELRQIKINEVQTDVGVDTKHQTLQGVAFPISREAFQALEKLSNRQLNYVQLEIDIKNEIIILASTTNTELKDLPKRIPKDSARYHFFLYKHSHEGDYLESIVFIYSMPGYTCSIRERMLYSSCKSPLLEIVERQLQMDVIRKIEIDNGDELTADFLYEEVHPKQHAHKQSFAKPKGPAGKRGIRRLIRGPAESEATAD, from the exons ATGTCCCATCAGACCGGCATCCAAG CAAGTGAAGATGTTAAAGATATCTTTGCAAgagcaagaaatggaaaatacagacTTCTAAAAATATCTATTGAAAATG AGAAACTTGTGATTGGCTCATGTAGTCAGCCTTCAGATTCCTGGGATAAGGATTATGATACCTTTGTTTTACCCCTATTGGAGGACAAACAACCGTGCTATATATTATTCAGGTTAGATTCTCAGAATGCCCAGGGATATGAATGGATATTCATTGCTTGGTCTCCAGATCATTCTCAT GTTCGTCAAAAAATGCTATATGCAGCAACAAGAGCAACTCTGAAAAAGGAGTTTGGAGGTGGCCACATTAAAGATGAAGTATTTGGAACAGTAAAG GAAGATGTATCATTACATGGATATAAAAAATACTTGCTTTCACAGTCATCTCCTGCCCCATTGACTGCAGCTGAGGAAGAATTAcgacaaattaaaattaatgag GTACAAACAGACGTGGGTGTGGACACTAAGCATCAAACACTACAAGGAGTAGCATTTCCTATTTCTCGAGAAGCTTTCCAGGCTTTGGAAAAATTAAGTAACAGACAGCTCAACTATGTGCAATTG gaaatagacataaaaaatgaaattataattttggCCAGTACGACAAATACAGAACTGAAAGATTTGCCAAAGAGGATTCCCAAGGATTCAGCACGTTACCATTTCTTTCTGTATAAACATTCCCATGAAGGAGACTATTTGGAGTCCATAG tttttatttattcaatgccTGGATACACATGCAGTATAAGAGAACGGATGCTGTATTCTAGCTGCAAGAGCCCTCTGTTAGAAATTGTAGAAAGACAATTACAAATGGATGTCATTAGAAAG ATCGAGATAGACAATGGGGATGAGTTGACAGCAGACTTCCTTTATGAAGAAGTACACCCAAAGCAGCATGCACATAAGCAAAGTTTTGCAAAACCCAAAGGTCCTGCAGGAAAAAGAGGAATTCGAAGACTTATTAGGGGTCCAGCTGAAAGTGAAGCCACTGCTGATTAA